In Gigantopelta aegis isolate Gae_Host chromosome 14, Gae_host_genome, whole genome shotgun sequence, the following proteins share a genomic window:
- the LOC121388402 gene encoding LOW QUALITY PROTEIN: valacyclovir hydrolase-like (The sequence of the model RefSeq protein was modified relative to this genomic sequence to represent the inferred CDS: deleted 1 base in 1 codon) produces MFRRLLFSAVNIEVFCPGSLTNSPYRNVHLIRRHYTSKVTHGIQSHKVLVNGINLHYEKTGHGSHSILLLPGALGSSRTDFSPQLEGINRDQFTLFSFDPRGYGRSIPPERDWPLEFIQRDAQDAAALMKELGEQKYSVLGWSDGGITGMVLAARNPQVMKKLVIWGSNAYVTNKDMKIFKDIADISKWSERMRAPFINVYGETYFQTQWIKWIEAYNAYLTQRKGDICIEDVPRIQCPTFLLHGKKDAMVLQEHPDYLVKHIKNVRYYEFPDGKHNIHLHYAKEFNALVEEFLLQPMAKL; encoded by the exons ATGTTCCGTCGACTTTTGTTTTCAGCAGTAAACATTGAAGTTTTCTGTCCTGGCAGTTTGACAAATAGTCCTTATCGGAATGTTCATTTGATTAGACGGCACTACACATCTAAAGTGACACATGG AATCCAGTCGCACAAAGTGCTTGTTAATGGTATAAACCTTCATTACGAGAAGACAGGCCATGGATCTCACAGTATCCTGCTGCTGCCTGGAGCACTGG GAAGCTCGAGAACGGACTTCAGTCCACAGCTGGAAGGCATCAACAGAGACCAGTTCACGCTGTTTTCATTCGATCCCCGCGGTTACGGCAGAAGTATTCCGCCGGAACGCGACTGG CCGCTGGAATTCATCCAGAGAGATGCTCAAGACGCAGCAGCCCTCATGAAA gaaTTAGGTGAACAGAAGTACTCTGTCCTTGGCTGGAGTGATGGGGGCATCACAGGGATGGTTTTAGCTGCTCGTAATCCGCAGGTGATGAAGAAACTCGTCATTTGGGGATCTAATGCTTATGTCACCAACAAGGATATGAAAATTTTCAAAg ATATTGCTGACATTAGCAAATGGAGTGAAAGAATGAGGGCTCcgtttattaatgtttatggaGAAACATACTTCCAGACTCAGTGGATAAAGTGGATTGAGGCATATAATGCTTACCTAACACAACGGAAAG GTGACATATGTATAGAAGACGTTCCAAGAATCCAGTGTCCAACATTTTTACTTCACGGCAAGAAAGATGCGATGGTCTTACAAGAACACCCAGATTACTTGGTGAAACACATAAAGAATGTCAG GTATTACGAATTTCCAGATGGCAAACACAACATTCATTTGCACTATGCTAAAGAATTTAATGCTCTAGTTGAAGAATTTTTGCTTCAGCCAATGGCAAAGCTGTGA
- the LOC121388991 gene encoding uncharacterized protein LOC121388991 gives MMAGSTVRIFSITKSYALHQVCPNSLFLSTDAHMNARLYCEARNLKIQNQNSPFVSFTTMQCPNNGKLTKPFHSNDSMVWGNGSRLYLSKLRCSYFSTMSGSHNYQISIGGFPHAMLNMPNKEHNYVLNSKRINNYKVWSVFATSRPTCSSISSNGLLRSNVSTNQHGRANKLLGFTNFSENVFVRANLSINVLPCVNLFTNLAGHANVSSNKHACAKRSTNLPGCANLSSNGWLACTHFSTNQPGRGNVLSIRLVCRNFSTNLPGRANVLCNQPVCVIYSASRNSCVNYSTDRSESVEKRLKKLMDMWEVEKAVRLVNDSVSEGIIPHQNIVLNLLQQLAHLGEYESLLELHTFLLDHKLCTDAAFFQCLQEAYHNSGRVDEGVLVLRLIYHRTRRYQDVDVFFTLLTVMVLRHFPDRLALIKEFVQDLKDAKKPQLLPEAGLWKCLMLTERFDEAEELLENSEEIRPLIPQMVADICSRKNQVDCDYNVVLPKLLDVPNLKQKLRVLVLESYAHSLCQSGKLDECLQVLTMARSQGIPLHPDKIRHLLREISKQSPSEHVQSLMQELTTWLDTRE, from the exons ATGATGGCGGGCAGCACTGTTAGGATCTTCAGCATCACCAAGTCGTATGCCCTACACCAAGTCTGTCCGAACAGTCTTTTCTTATCTACCGATGCTCATATGAATGCAAGACTATACTGTGAAGCTCGAAACTTGAAAATTCAAAACCAAAATTCACCTTTTGTTTCCTTTACAACAATGCAGTGTCCAAACAACGGGAAACTAACAAAACCTTTCCATTCAAATGACTCCATGGTGTGGGGAAATGGTTCTCGCCTGTATCTGTCGAAGTTACGGTGTTCTTATTTCAGTACAATGTCAGGTAGCCACAACTACCAGATCAGTATTGGCGGTTTCCCTCATGCTATGTTGAATATGCCAAACAAGGAACATAACTACGTGTTAAACAGTAAGCGAATTAACAATTACAAAGTCTGGTCAGTCTTTGCGACCAGTCGACCGACCTGTTCAAGTATTTCGAGCAATGGGCTTCTCCGTTCAAACGTTTCCACTAATCAACATGGTCGTGCCAACAAACTGCTTGGCTTTACAAACTTTTCTGAAAATGTATTTGTTCGTGCTAACCTCTCGATAAATGTGCTTCCCTGTGTAAACCTTTTTACAAACCTAGCTGGTCATGCCAACGTTTCAAGTAATAAGCATGCCTGTGCAAAACGTTCCACAAACCTACCTGGTTGTGCAAACCTTTCAAGTAATGGGTGGCTTGCCTGTACACATTTTTCCACAAATCAACCTGGTCGTGGCAACGTTTTAAGTATTAGACTTGTCTGTAGAAATTTCTCAACGAATCTACCTGGTCGTGCTAACGTTTTGTGTAACCAACCTGTCTGCGTCATCTATTCTGCCAGTCGGAACTCGTGTGTTAATTATTCGACTGATCGATCGGAGAGTGTAGAGAAGCGGCTGAAGAAACTGATGGACATGTGGGAGGTGGAGAAGGCCGTGCGGCTGGTGAACGACTCCGTCAGTGAAGGCATCATCCCTCACCAGAACATCGTCCTCAACCTGCTGCAGCAGCTGGCCCATCTGGGCGAGTACGAGTCGCTGCTCGAGCTGCACACCTTCCTGCTCGACCACAAACTCTGCACGGACGCCGCCTTCTTCCAGTGTCTGCAGGAGGCGTACCACAACAGTGGCAGGGTGGACGAGGGGGTGCTCGTCCTCAGACTCATCTACCACAGAACGAGGAGGTACCAGGACGTGGACGTCTTCTTCACTCTCCTCACGGTCATGGTGCTGCGTCACTTCCCCGACAGGCTGGCGCTGATCAAGGAATTCGTACAGGACCTGAAGGATGCTAAAAAGCCACAGCTGCTACCCGAGGCAGGGCTGTGGAAGTGCCTCATGCTGACGGAGAGGTTTGACGAGGCCGAGGAACTGCTGGAGAACAGCGAGGAGATTCGGCCGCTCATTCCGCAGATGGTGGCCGACATCTGCTCCAGGAAGAACCAGGTCGACTGTGACTACAACGTCGTGTTGCCCAAACTTCTGGATGTGCCCAATTTGAAACAGAAACTGAGAGTGCTCGTTCTGGAGTCTTATGCACACAGCCTAT GTCAGTCGGGCAAGTTGGACGAGTGTTTACAAGTTCTGACGATGGCAAGATCACAGGGGATCCCTCTTCATCCAGACAAAATCCGACATCTACTCCGGGAAATAAGCAAACAATCACCATCTGAACATGTGCAGTCTCTCATGCAGGAGTTGACAACATGGCTTGACACACGTGAATGA
- the LOC121389021 gene encoding leucine-rich glioma-inactivated protein 1-like — translation MANELTVMAASIGLLLLVHNADSSTCDFNMTSCPQSCKCYLSELLVIDCAQREMTALPDVLPTCQGYKLHLMFSQNRLKTITFKSYFRETSVMDVGFNEISSLDENVFSRQHFPELTSLRLDNNELTTLPRHTKKVFESLRVATIHNNPWVCDCNIEWIMEWISEGHKNGITIEHSSNITCDVPQELKNTPLTELSEHNIKCHERSNSKLWVALGVTAACVAYLSVTSVFAFCIVLRRREKITGTTSGNEFSTTFDSSP, via the coding sequence ATGGCTAATGAATTGACTGTAATGGCTGCTTCCATAGGTCTACTGTTGCTGGTACATAACGCCGATAGCTCCACCTGTGACTTCAATATGACGTCATGTCCGCAGTCTTGCAAGTGCTATTTGTCGGAACTTCTAGTCATCGACTGCGCTCAAAGAGAAATGACGGCGCTGCCAGATGTGCTTCCTACGTGCCAAGGATACAAACTCCATTTGATGTTTTCTCAAAACAGATTGAAAACGATAACATTCAAGTCCTACTTCCGTGAGACGTCTGTGATGGACGTCGGTTTCAACGAAATATCTTCCCTGGACGAGAACGTGTTCAGCAGACAACATTTCCCGGAACTCACTTCTCTTCGTCTTGACAACAACGAACTGACGACGCTGCCCAGACACACCAAGAAAGTGTTCGAGTCCCTGCGAGTGGCAACCATCCACAACAACCCGTGGGTATGCGACTGCAACATTGAATGGATTATGGAATGGATATCAGAGGGTCACAAAAACGGGATAACCATAGAACATAGTTCAAACATAACTTGTGATGTTCCACAGGAATTGAAGAATACACCATTAACAGAACTGTCGGAACATAATATTAAGTGTCATGAAAGGTCAAATTCAAAACTTTGGGTTGCTTTGGGTGTCACAGCGGCTTGTGTCGCCTATTTGTCCGTAACGAGCGTCTTCGCTTTTTGCATTGTTTTGAGAAGACGAGAGAAAATAACAGGAACCACTTCAGGAAATGAATTCAGCACGACATTTGACAGTTCACCGTAG